A genomic segment from Halomonas sp. TA22 encodes:
- a CDS encoding OmpA family protein produces the protein MKVSHSIRVALVLLAAGSAAMALALADIEGSADHSLLGRFGDATISAYQASNYDAATLPSGPIADARAVDNRLELEGRVTRIGYRLPVEHTALEVARNYEAALTEGDFEFLFSCAGAAQCGAGFNRYVLNEGVVFPSAFDRAAFNDSSRALLATRADEQGTAHVFLYIMEDRSNNRTLVRQLVVESEPLQLGQVSVKDAGALQAALDTDGSVIVDGIFFATDSATVEAESAAALEQMAELLRNTPELAVYIVGHTDNQGSLDHNLALSQRRANAVVEALGALDGIDAVQLDARGVASLAPIASNASEAGRAQNRRVELVLQ, from the coding sequence TGTGCTACTGGCCGCAGGCTCAGCGGCAATGGCACTGGCACTGGCCGATATCGAAGGCTCCGCCGACCACTCCCTGCTCGGCCGCTTCGGCGATGCCACCATCAGTGCCTATCAAGCCTCCAACTACGATGCCGCAACGCTACCCAGCGGACCGATCGCGGACGCCAGGGCCGTCGACAATCGACTCGAGCTCGAGGGTCGCGTGACCCGCATCGGCTACCGACTTCCCGTCGAGCATACCGCGCTGGAAGTCGCCCGAAACTATGAAGCCGCCCTGACCGAAGGGGATTTCGAGTTCCTCTTCAGCTGCGCCGGGGCCGCCCAGTGCGGGGCGGGATTCAACCGCTACGTGCTCAACGAAGGGGTGGTCTTTCCCTCGGCCTTCGACCGCGCCGCGTTCAACGACAGCTCCCGTGCGCTTCTGGCAACACGCGCCGACGAACAAGGCACGGCCCATGTCTTCCTCTACATCATGGAGGACAGGTCGAACAACCGGACACTAGTCCGCCAGTTGGTGGTCGAGAGCGAACCGCTGCAGCTCGGCCAGGTCAGCGTCAAGGATGCCGGCGCCCTGCAGGCGGCACTCGATACCGACGGCAGCGTGATCGTCGATGGCATCTTCTTCGCCACCGACAGCGCCACCGTCGAGGCGGAGTCGGCCGCAGCCCTCGAACAGATGGCCGAGCTTTTGCGCAACACACCGGAACTCGCCGTCTATATCGTCGGCCATACCGACAACCAGGGCAGCCTCGACCACAACCTCGCGCTCTCGCAACGGCGCGCCAATGCCGTCGTCGAAGCTCTGGGCGCTCTCGACGGCATCGACGCCGTCCAGCTGGATGCCCGCGGCGTGGCATCGCTTGCCCCGATCGCCAGCAATGCCAGTGAAGCGGGCCGCGCGCAGAACCGTCGGGTCGAGCTGGTCTTGCAGTAA